In Candidatus Palauibacter soopunensis, the genomic stretch GACGTCATCGGCATCCGCGCGGGCCCGGAGCCGGTGCCGGTTCCGCCGATCGATCTCCGCGTGAGTCGCGTCAACCAGGTGCTGGGCTTCGGCGTCGACGGGGCGGATGTTCTGGCGGCGCTCGAGCCGATCGGCTTCGAGGCCCTCGCCGGGGCGGACGGCGGCGAGAGCGCGAACGGGGCGGCCGACCTGCTTCGCGTCTCCGTGCCCGGATGGCGCACGGACATCGCGCGGGAGATCGACCTCGTCGAGGAAGTCGCGCGCCGGGTCGGGTACGACACCGGAACAGGACAGGACCGCCGGTTCCGGCCGAGCGCGGTGCCCGCGGATCCGCGCGTCGAAAAAGCGGCCAGAGTGCGGGAGATGCTCACCGGACGCGGACTCCTCGAAGCCCGCAGCCTGAGTTTCATGCCGGAGGATTATCGCGGGAATCGCGCGATCGTCACGGTACCGAACCCGCTCTCGGCCGAAGAGAGTTGCCTTCGCTCCGCCATGGTCCCCGTGCTGCTTCGGCGGCTTGAACACAACTATGCGCGCGGCAACCGTAACGTGCGCCTGTTCGAACTGGGCACCGTGTTCGGATACGCTGCCGGTCCGGGCCCGGAAGAGGAGGCGGACGGGACCGGCCGTTTCGAGGAGTCGGGAAGGGTGGGGGCCGTCATCGCCGGTGCCCGGCGTCCGGATCACTGGTCGGGACCGGGACTCGACTTCGACCTGTGGGATCTCAAGGAGATCGCCGGATCGTTCGCGGATCGTCTGTGCGGGGCGAAGATCGAGCCGTTCGAGGGCGCCGTGGCCGCGGCCGCGCCGGAAAACGGAGCATCTCTCGCGGGACCCTGGCTCTCCCGTGGCGGATTCCGCGCGGTGAAGGACGGTCGCGTGGTCGGCGTCGCCGGGGCCGTGGACGGGGCGTCACTCGACGCTCCCCCGTGGGCCGCGCCCGCGTTCGGACTCGAGTTCGATCTCCAGGCCGTCGAGGGGCGGCCCGTGCCCGCCTATCGTAAGACGTCGCCGTTCCCCGCCGTGCGCCGGGATCTTTCGATGACGGTGCCGCGAGGTGTTCCCGCCGCGGACATCGAACAGGCGGCGCGAGAAGCGACGTCCGATCTCCTGCGCGACGTACGACTCTTCGACGTTTACTCGGGCGAGGAGATCGAGGGCGGCCGCCTCGGACTCGCATGGACGTTTCGCTTCCGGGCTCCCGACCGTACGCTGACCGATCAGGATGTCGAGTCGGAGATGTCCGCGCTCTCTACCGCCCTGGAGAAACAGTTCGGTGCCAGAATCCGAAGGTCCTGACCGGCAACGGGAAGTTGAGCAGTTACTTGACCGCCTCTCTCGGGCGGCAGGCAGGATCGAGACCCGTTGGGAGACCCGGGTCGCCCGCCCGAGCGGACCGGCGACCCCCGACATCGAGGAGCGGCTCAAGGCGGTGACGGCGGAGAACCGTCGCCTGCGCGAGACGCTGGCCGAGGCGAGGGAAAAGGCCGTGCGACTGCGCAACCGCCTCGCTCACGTGGAGGATGAGGTATGAATTCAGCGGATGATTCGCCTCCGATCGGCGTCACCATCTTCGGCGACCGATACCGGATCCGGACGGACCGGGGCGATGCGCACACGCGAGCCTGCGCGAAGTACGTGGACGACGCGATTCAACGCGCGCACATGACAGGCGTGGCCGAACCCCATCGCGCCGCGATCCTCGCCGCGCTCGAGATCACCGACGAACTCCTCCAGGCCCGCGGCGAGATCGAACAACTCACGGCCGCCGTCGAGGCGCGGGTCACGGGAGTGACCGAACGGCTCGAGTCCCTCGGGGGCCACACCGCGCCGTAGGTCCCGCCACCCCCGTCCGCGGAGCCGCGCGCGCCCCGTCCGCTTGCGGCGTGCAGACTCCCGAGCGACGTTTCCTGGCGTAAGTTAGAGGAATCAGCAGCAATCGGTGTTGTGCTGTCCGTAAGGTGGCTTCGCACGAGCGCGGCCCCAGCTTCAGATAGATGATCGAGCGGAACGCATCGTTCCGTCCGATCTGAGCGGCATGCACCGGTGGATGAGTCCGCCGGTTTTTTTGTTCATAGATGGTTCGAGGATTGGAGTCTGGCCATGCTGGAATCCATCACCGTGCCGACGATGCTGTTGGCCATTGCGGGACTCGTGGCGGGGGGCGTCGCAGGGATTCTGATCGAGCGACGGGGTCTGCGCCGGGCGCGCGGCCGCCTCGAGAGCGATGGGCGGGACATCATCGAGTCCGCCCGGCTGGAGGCGGGCAGCCTCCGCAAGGCGGCGGAACTGGCGGGGCGCGAAGAGGCGCAGCGTCTCCGGGAGGAATCGGCCAGGGAAGCGGAGCGCCGCCGCGCCGAGCTGGAGCGGCTGGAGCAGCGGACGCTCGAGCGGAGCGAGACGCTGGAGCAGAAGCTCGAGAAGATCGACCAGCGGCAGGAGCGGGTGGATCGGCGCCGCGAGCAGATCGAGGGCGAGCGGGGCGAACTCGACGCACGGGCAAAGGAACTCGTCGACCGGGAGCGGGAACTCGGCAGACGCCTCGAGGAAATCGCCGGCATCAGCCGGGAAGCTGCGCGCCGCGAGCTCGTGGGCCAGATCCGCGACCAGGCGCGGGCGGACGCCGCGCAGCACGTGCGGGAAGTGACCGAACGGGCCCGGAGCGAGGCCGAAGGGGAAGCCCGCAAGATCATCTCCCAGGCGATCGAGAAGCTCTCCGTGGATCATTCCTCGGAAGCCGCCGTCTCGGTCGTCACCCTCCCCAGCGATGACATGAAGGGCCGAATCATCGGACGCGAGGGGCGGAACATCCGGTCGTTCGAGGCGGCCACCGGCGTCGACGTCGTCGTGGACGACACGCCCGAGGCCGTCATCCTCTCCTGCTTCGACCCCGTCCGCCGCGAAGTCGCGCGGTTGGCCATGGACCGCCTCGTCGGCGACGGCCGGATTCACCCCGGCCGCATCGAGGAGGTCGTGGAGAAGGCGCGGGAAGATGTCCAGACGACGATGCGGCAGGCGGCCGACGAGGTCCTGTACGAACTCGGCATCCACGACCTGCACCCGAAACTCCGCGAAGTTCTCGGCGTCCTCCGCTTCCGGACCAGCTACGGGCAGAACCAGTTGCAACACGCGCACGAGGTCGCGCTCATCGGGGCGACGATGGCGTCGGAACTGTCGCTCGATGCACAGTTGGTGAAGCGAATGGGCCTGCTGCACGACATCGGCAAGGGCCTCACGCACGAGAAGGAGGGGAGCCACGTCGAGATCGGCTACGATCTGTGCAAGCAGTGCGGAGAGAAGGACGGTGTGCTGAACGCGATCCGCGCGCACCATGGCGAGGAACCCGCCCGTTATCCGGAGACCTTCCTCGTCACGGCGGCGGATGCGATCTCGGGCGCCCGTCCCGGCGCCCGGCGGGAGTCGTTTGAGCACTACGTGAAGCGATTGGAGAAATTGGAGGAGATCGCGAGTTCCTGGGAT encodes the following:
- the pheT gene encoding phenylalanine--tRNA ligase subunit beta, giving the protein MNISFNWIDELAGLRGKLRDPRALAERLTMTAAAVEKIETVGAGLDGIVVSRVLEIRPHPNADRLTLCKVDRGAGEVLDVVCGAPVVVPGAFYPHVAPGAELPAGFRIESRKIRGELSHGMLCSEAELELGRDKGGIMRLADGLEPGTPLAAALGLPDTRLTLDLNPNRVDLACHTGVAREVGGPPVPRDFGGPKWSPEWRDGESEASGAGVTVRIEDLDRCPRYMAAVIRGIRIGPSPAWLAGRLLAVGARPISNVVDATNYVLHEYNQPLHAFDLARLSGAEIRVRAAVAGEPLTTLDGQEHKLTPDQTVIADRDRAIAFAGVMGGLDTEVTEGTVDLLIECASFDPSGVRRTRTGAGLSTDASYRFERGIDVHAQERALARCVELILATAGGEADVIGIRAGPEPVPVPPIDLRVSRVNQVLGFGVDGADVLAALEPIGFEALAGADGGESANGAADLLRVSVPGWRTDIAREIDLVEEVARRVGYDTGTGQDRRFRPSAVPADPRVEKAARVREMLTGRGLLEARSLSFMPEDYRGNRAIVTVPNPLSAEESCLRSAMVPVLLRRLEHNYARGNRNVRLFELGTVFGYAAGPGPEEEADGTGRFEESGRVGAVIAGARRPDHWSGPGLDFDLWDLKEIAGSFADRLCGAKIEPFEGAVAAAAPENGASLAGPWLSRGGFRAVKDGRVVGVAGAVDGASLDAPPWAAPAFGLEFDLQAVEGRPVPAYRKTSPFPAVRRDLSMTVPRGVPAADIEQAAREATSDLLRDVRLFDVYSGEEIEGGRLGLAWTFRFRAPDRTLTDQDVESEMSALSTALEKQFGARIRRS
- a CDS encoding cell division protein ZapA; this encodes MNSADDSPPIGVTIFGDRYRIRTDRGDAHTRACAKYVDDAIQRAHMTGVAEPHRAAILAALEITDELLQARGEIEQLTAAVEARVTGVTERLESLGGHTAP
- the rny gene encoding ribonuclease Y; the encoded protein is MLESITVPTMLLAIAGLVAGGVAGILIERRGLRRARGRLESDGRDIIESARLEAGSLRKAAELAGREEAQRLREESAREAERRRAELERLEQRTLERSETLEQKLEKIDQRQERVDRRREQIEGERGELDARAKELVDRERELGRRLEEIAGISREAARRELVGQIRDQARADAAQHVREVTERARSEAEGEARKIISQAIEKLSVDHSSEAAVSVVTLPSDDMKGRIIGREGRNIRSFEAATGVDVVVDDTPEAVILSCFDPVRREVARLAMDRLVGDGRIHPGRIEEVVEKAREDVQTTMRQAADEVLYELGIHDLHPKLREVLGVLRFRTSYGQNQLQHAHEVALIGATMASELSLDAQLVKRMGLLHDIGKGLTHEKEGSHVEIGYDLCKQCGEKDGVLNAIRAHHGEEPARYPETFLVTAADAISGARPGARRESFEHYVKRLEKLEEIASSWDGVEKVYAIQAGREIRIMVTPDKVSDEEMARLSERTARRIENELQYPGQIKVVVVRESRTVDFAR